From a single Falco naumanni isolate bFalNau1 chromosome 17, bFalNau1.pat, whole genome shotgun sequence genomic region:
- the TFEB gene encoding transcription factor EB isoform X2, with amino-acid sequence MASRIGLRMELMKQQAQQEAERERVQQQMMMNYMQQQRMPVASTPAINTPVHYQSPPPVPGEVLKVQSYLENPTTYHLQKSRDKKVQAYLSETYGNKFAAHVSPVSHSPKPPPAASPGVRPSHVMSSSAGNSAPNSPMAMLNISSNPEREFDEVIDDIMRLDDVLGYMNPEVHMPNTLPMSSSHMNVYSGDPQVTASLVGVTSSSCPADLTQKRELTDAESRALAKERQKKDNHNLIERRRRFNINDRIKELGMLIPKANDLDVRWNKGTILKASVDYIKRMQKDLQRSRDLENHSRRLEMTNKQLLLRIQELEMQARVHGLPTSSPSGVNVAELAQQVVKQEASGDEGTLEPLLPPLDPESQPQPALPPPPQSPYHQLDFTHSLSFDDGSRGFPDSLEPGHSASFPSLSKKELDLMLMQDTMLPLASDPLFSAMSPEASKASSRRSSFSMEDADML; translated from the exons ATGGCGTCCCGCATCGGTCTGCGGATGGAGCTGATGAAGCAGCAAGCGCAGCAGGAGGCCGAGAGGGAGCGTGTGCAGCAGCAGATGATGATGAACTACATGCAGCAGCAGCGGATGCCGGTAGCCTCCACCCCGGCCATCAACACCCCCGTCCACTACCAGTCCCCACCGCCCGTGCCTGGAGAGGTCCTCAAG GTCCAGTCCTACCTGGAAAACCCCACCACGTACCACCTGCAGAAGTCGCGGGATAAGAAGGTTCAGGCTTATCTCTCTGAAACCTATGGGAACAAGTTTGCTGCCCACGTCAGCCCCGTCAGCCACTCGCCCAAGCCACCCCCCGCCGCGTCCCCCGGCGTCCGACCCAGCCACGTCATGTCCTCCTCGGCGGGCAACAGCGCGCCCAACAGCCCCATGGCCATGCTCAACATCAGCTCCAACCCCGAGCGGGAG TTCGATGAGGTCATCGATGACATCATGCGCCTGGATGATGTTTTAGGCTATATGAACCCCGAAGTCCACATGCCCAACACA CTGCCGATGTCCAGCAGTCACATGAATGTCTATAGCGGGGACCCCCAAGTGACAGCCTCCCTCGTAGGTgtcaccagcagctcctgccctgccgACCTCACCCAGAAGAGAGAGCTGACAG ATGCTGAGAGCCGAGCCCTGGCGAAAGAGCGCCAGAAGAAAGACAATCACAACCTGA TTGAGAGACGGCGGAGGTTTAACATCAACGACCGCATCAAAGAGTTGGGGATGCTGATCCCCAAGGCCAATGACCT GGACGTGCGCTGGAACAAAGGGACAATCTTGAAGGCGTCTGTGGACTACATCAAGAGGATGCAGAAGGACTTGCAGAGGTCGCGAGACCTGGAGAATCACTCGCGCCGTCTGGAGATGACGAataagcagctgctgctccgCATCCAG gagctggagatgCAGGCGCGTGTCCACGGGCTGCCCACATCCTCGCCCTCGGGCGTCAACGTGGCCGAGCTGGCTCAGCAGGTGGTCAAGCAAGAAGCCAGCGGGGACGAGGGGACGCTGGAGCCACTGCTGCCACCCCTGGACCCCGAATCGCAGCCGCAGCCAGCGCTGCCTCCACCACCCCAGTCTCCCTACCACCAACTGGACTTTACCCACAGCCTGAGCTTCGACGACGGCTCCCGGGGCTTCCCGGACAGCCTGGAGCCTGGTCACAGTGCTTCCTTCCCATCCCTATCCAAGAAGGAGCTGGACTTGATGCTGATGCAGGACACCATGCTGCCCCTGGCCTCCGACCCCTTGTTCTCGGCCATGTCCCCGGAGGCTTCCAAGGCGAGCAGTCGCCGGAGCAGCTTCAGCATGGAGGATGCAGACATGCTGTGA
- the TFEB gene encoding transcription factor EB isoform X1, producing MRKHGTRAGPGKEPRGAATNWPWHLDPPSPAILCAGSPPCPVGARVPPPRCTMASRIGLRMELMKQQAQQEAERERVQQQMMMNYMQQQRMPVASTPAINTPVHYQSPPPVPGEVLKVQSYLENPTTYHLQKSRDKKVQAYLSETYGNKFAAHVSPVSHSPKPPPAASPGVRPSHVMSSSAGNSAPNSPMAMLNISSNPEREFDEVIDDIMRLDDVLGYMNPEVHMPNTLPMSSSHMNVYSGDPQVTASLVGVTSSSCPADLTQKRELTDAESRALAKERQKKDNHNLIERRRRFNINDRIKELGMLIPKANDLDVRWNKGTILKASVDYIKRMQKDLQRSRDLENHSRRLEMTNKQLLLRIQELEMQARVHGLPTSSPSGVNVAELAQQVVKQEASGDEGTLEPLLPPLDPESQPQPALPPPPQSPYHQLDFTHSLSFDDGSRGFPDSLEPGHSASFPSLSKKELDLMLMQDTMLPLASDPLFSAMSPEASKASSRRSSFSMEDADML from the exons ATGAGGAAACACGGGACCAGGGCTGGCCCCGGCAAGGAGCCCAGAGGAGCTGCAACCAACTGGCCCTGGCACCtggacccccccagccctgccatccTGTGCGCAG GGTCACCTCCGTGCCCGGTGGGCGCCCGTGTCCCACCCCCTCGCTGCACCATGGCGTCCCGCATCGGTCTGCGGATGGAGCTGATGAAGCAGCAAGCGCAGCAGGAGGCCGAGAGGGAGCGTGTGCAGCAGCAGATGATGATGAACTACATGCAGCAGCAGCGGATGCCGGTAGCCTCCACCCCGGCCATCAACACCCCCGTCCACTACCAGTCCCCACCGCCCGTGCCTGGAGAGGTCCTCAAG GTCCAGTCCTACCTGGAAAACCCCACCACGTACCACCTGCAGAAGTCGCGGGATAAGAAGGTTCAGGCTTATCTCTCTGAAACCTATGGGAACAAGTTTGCTGCCCACGTCAGCCCCGTCAGCCACTCGCCCAAGCCACCCCCCGCCGCGTCCCCCGGCGTCCGACCCAGCCACGTCATGTCCTCCTCGGCGGGCAACAGCGCGCCCAACAGCCCCATGGCCATGCTCAACATCAGCTCCAACCCCGAGCGGGAG TTCGATGAGGTCATCGATGACATCATGCGCCTGGATGATGTTTTAGGCTATATGAACCCCGAAGTCCACATGCCCAACACA CTGCCGATGTCCAGCAGTCACATGAATGTCTATAGCGGGGACCCCCAAGTGACAGCCTCCCTCGTAGGTgtcaccagcagctcctgccctgccgACCTCACCCAGAAGAGAGAGCTGACAG ATGCTGAGAGCCGAGCCCTGGCGAAAGAGCGCCAGAAGAAAGACAATCACAACCTGA TTGAGAGACGGCGGAGGTTTAACATCAACGACCGCATCAAAGAGTTGGGGATGCTGATCCCCAAGGCCAATGACCT GGACGTGCGCTGGAACAAAGGGACAATCTTGAAGGCGTCTGTGGACTACATCAAGAGGATGCAGAAGGACTTGCAGAGGTCGCGAGACCTGGAGAATCACTCGCGCCGTCTGGAGATGACGAataagcagctgctgctccgCATCCAG gagctggagatgCAGGCGCGTGTCCACGGGCTGCCCACATCCTCGCCCTCGGGCGTCAACGTGGCCGAGCTGGCTCAGCAGGTGGTCAAGCAAGAAGCCAGCGGGGACGAGGGGACGCTGGAGCCACTGCTGCCACCCCTGGACCCCGAATCGCAGCCGCAGCCAGCGCTGCCTCCACCACCCCAGTCTCCCTACCACCAACTGGACTTTACCCACAGCCTGAGCTTCGACGACGGCTCCCGGGGCTTCCCGGACAGCCTGGAGCCTGGTCACAGTGCTTCCTTCCCATCCCTATCCAAGAAGGAGCTGGACTTGATGCTGATGCAGGACACCATGCTGCCCCTGGCCTCCGACCCCTTGTTCTCGGCCATGTCCCCGGAGGCTTCCAAGGCGAGCAGTCGCCGGAGCAGCTTCAGCATGGAGGATGCAGACATGCTGTGA